The Peribacillus simplex genome contains a region encoding:
- the kapD gene encoding 3'-5' exonuclease KapD, which yields MEEQQQYVFIDFEFTMPEGKANPVGFYPEIIEVGLVTVINETIQEQFSSFVNPMKFPVLTGRCKKFLNIAQDQVDQGISFEELVTLLKKIDEQHPTTIVTWGNMDMKVLRQNCQKAGLDFPFSGKQIDLCLEYKRFFGDQNQTGLWKAVQAYGKEGTGKHHRALDDAITTYNIFKLVEKDKSYMKNHEPTTIGDRIDLSKVLNHLAL from the coding sequence ATGGAGGAACAACAGCAATATGTATTCATTGATTTTGAATTTACGATGCCGGAAGGAAAAGCCAATCCAGTAGGGTTTTATCCGGAAATCATTGAGGTTGGTTTAGTCACCGTCATTAATGAGACCATTCAGGAACAATTCTCATCTTTTGTTAACCCAATGAAATTTCCAGTTTTGACGGGAAGATGCAAGAAGTTCTTGAACATTGCACAGGATCAGGTGGACCAGGGGATTTCATTTGAAGAGCTGGTTACTTTATTGAAGAAAATAGATGAGCAGCACCCGACGACGATTGTTACATGGGGAAATATGGACATGAAGGTGCTTCGCCAGAACTGTCAGAAAGCAGGGTTGGATTTCCCTTTTTCAGGGAAACAAATTGATCTTTGCCTGGAGTATAAACGCTTTTTCGGGGATCAAAACCAAACCGGACTTTGGAAAGCTGTACAGGCCTATGGCAAAGAAGGGACAGGCAAGCATCACAGGGCGCTGGATGATGCCATTACGACATATAATATCTTTAAATTAGTAGAGAAAGATAAAAGTTATATGAAAAATCATGAACCGACGACAATTGGCGATCGCATTGATTTAT
- a CDS encoding penicillin-binding transpeptidase domain-containing protein, with protein sequence MLDEKVKKLLNSGLTIHTALDTKLQTQSKTVVQSKIGVNDIEGALVVIQHHTHELVSLIGGKDYKKNSFNRAYQSYRQPGSAINPLLDYVPYLEETDADINQLVSGASYCPKNYSGDSYGMVTLRNAFAQSYNTPAIRLFEKTGMETSFKYLDAFDFKKVSKKDHHTSSSIGGFEYGMSPLELTNAYTSFNDGNYQPYSHNNEGAISAPIPPA encoded by the coding sequence GTGCTGGATGAAAAGGTAAAAAAGCTTTTGAATTCCGGTTTAACCATCCATACCGCCCTCGATACTAAACTGCAAACACAGTCAAAGACTGTAGTTCAATCAAAAATTGGTGTCAATGATATCGAGGGAGCTTTAGTGGTTATACAGCATCATACGCACGAGCTTGTCTCTTTGATTGGGGGAAAGGATTATAAAAAAAATTCTTTCAATCGGGCATACCAAAGCTATAGGCAGCCAGGCTCAGCCATTAATCCACTTCTCGATTATGTTCCCTATTTAGAAGAAACGGATGCCGACATCAATCAGCTCGTTAGCGGAGCAAGCTATTGCCCAAAGAACTATAGCGGCGACAGCTACGGAATGGTCACACTAAGAAATGCCTTCGCTCAATCCTATAACACACCCGCCATTAGGCTTTTTGAAAAGACGGGGATGGAAACGAGTTTCAAGTACTTGGATGCTTTCGACTTTAAAAAGGTAAGCAAAAAAGACCACCATACAAGTTCGTCCATAGGCGGATTCGAATATGGCATGAGTCCCCTTGAACTGACGAATGCCTATACTTCCTTCAATGATGGAAACTATCAGCCATATAGCCATAATAATGAAGGTGCCATCTCGGCACCAATCCCACCAGCCTAA
- a CDS encoding transglycosylase domain-containing protein, with translation MPYISVMELMESKLLPSIISVNQTGELSKAELAFPAAIPNNPENYNPLKHFDATKKRQERLLKQMAAEGDLKQDEYEMLIKSTIKLDLSTPVDLYHDYVTYVHQELKNLVASHEGLDKSRCRYT, from the coding sequence ATGCCATATATTTCAGTAATGGAACTTATGGAATCGAAGCTGCTTCCCAGTATTATTTCAGTAAACCAGACTGGAGAGTTATCCAAGGCGGAACTTGCCTTCCCGGCCGCAATCCCTAATAATCCGGAAAACTATAATCCTCTTAAACATTTCGATGCTACGAAAAAGCGTCAGGAGAGATTACTGAAACAAATGGCGGCCGAAGGTGATTTAAAACAGGACGAGTACGAAATGCTTATCAAAAGTACGATTAAATTAGACTTGTCCACCCCGGTCGACTTATATCACGATTACGTGACGTATGTTCATCAGGAATTGAAAAACCTGGTTGCATCCCACGAGGGTCTCGACAAGTCCCGATGTCGCTATACGTAA
- a CDS encoding DUF5366 family protein codes for MLNLFGNLGIYQGMLDFFSETGIKLALLIVLLLLFFMVFAALKLISDMIWELSLLFFSKDSEGKALNSVRKGSVIYVIGGACSLFSVQFIIGLGSIFIATNIVALIYFVNKLSPSLNLS; via the coding sequence ATGCTCAATTTATTTGGGAATTTGGGAATCTACCAAGGGATGCTTGATTTCTTTTCTGAAACCGGCATAAAGCTGGCGCTGCTGATCGTATTGCTCCTATTATTCTTCATGGTTTTTGCTGCATTGAAGTTGATCTCCGATATGATATGGGAGCTGTCTTTATTATTCTTTTCCAAGGATTCGGAAGGTAAAGCCCTGAACAGTGTAAGAAAGGGATCTGTCATATATGTGATTGGCGGTGCCTGTTCATTGTTCAGTGTTCAATTCATCATCGGGCTTGGGTCGATCTTTATCGCAACGAATATTGTGGCTTTAATTTATTTTGTCAATAAGTTAAGCCCGAGCCTGAATTTATCTTAG